The following nucleotide sequence is from Catonella massiliensis.
TTATATTGAAGATAGCTTGTATTTAACTCTTTCTGACATACATTATTTGTTATCTTCTCTATCACCTCATAGTATGAAAGCTCCAGCCGCTCTGAAAGCCTCTTTGCAAAAGACTTTACTAATTCAGGGTGCCTTAAAGAAGGTACACTTGTTACCCATTGTATGTTATTATTTTTAGCAAATTTTTCAAGTAATGCTACAGAGGCTTCTACAAGGCTGTCATCAAAATAATCATTTTTATATTTACCTTCAGAGACTGATATGCCCCAGCCCGAATCCCCATAATTGCTTAATACCAAGCCTTCTTCACACCTATATTCGTCAGATATCTTATTTACACCATTAACCCTGATTCCATCAGGCCACTTTTTTCTTGCTTCGATAACATTAAAGTCATCCTTAATAAATTTCTGAGCTTCCAATATCAAATCTTTAGATAATTCAGTTTCTATAAGCATATGTCCCTTACAGTTAGAGCATTTCCCGCATTTCTTTGCTGTGATATCGTCTAATTCTTTTGCTATAAATTCCATATAACAGTTATTCTGTCTCAAGAACTCTTCCATCTTCAAAAGCTCATTTTTTCTTATTTCCGTTATTCGTTCACTCTTTTCCAGATTAGGCTTCCATTCTCTTGCAGACTTATAATATTTACCTTTTTCAACATAAATATCTCCATTTACTAACAGGTATTTAACGCAGGCTTCGATTTTACCCCTTTTCATATTTATATGGGTTTCCATCTCCCTGATTTTAATCCCCGGATTATTCTTAACTGTTTCAACAACTGCTGTCATAAGCTTTTCAGTTGGAAATGCAGAGTTAATGAAATAATTATTTATTTCATCATCTTCACCACCACATAGCAATATTGCATAGGCATTGTCAATTCCTCTTCCTGCACGTCCTATCTGCTGATAATATGCCACTATATTACCAGGTTTTTGAAAATGTATAACAAAGCTAATATCCGGTTTATCAAAGCCCATTCCAAAGGCTACTGTTGCTATCATAACCTTTATTTGATTATTCATAAATGATTCTATAATCTCGTGTTTTTTCTCTATATCCAAGGCGGCATAGTAGCTTTCACTTTTTACTCCATTTTTCTTCAACCAATTGTCAAGCAGCTTGCAGTCATTTACAGTAAGACAATATATAACACCTGTTCCCGGGATATCATTAATATTCTGCAGTATCCACACCATCCTTGCTTCTTTTGATGGCAGTTTTACAACCTGTAAAGATAGGGATTCCCTCATAAGACTGCCACGACTTATTTGTAAGCTGTCACCAAGCTGCTCTTTTATATCATTTACCACTCTGTTATTAGCAGTTGCAGTTGTGGCTATAACAGAAATATTAACCGGTAAAATACTAAGAATATCTACAATCCTCCTGTAATCAGGCCTGAAATCATGTCCCCAGTCAGAAATACAATGAGCTTCATCGACAACAAAAAGCATTATTTTCTTTGCCATCTTCTCCAGCATAAACTCTTTAAATTGCTGATTGGACAGTCTTTCAGGCGATATAATTAAAGCATCAACCGAGCCATTTTCTATATCAGACATTATTTGATTCCAATAATCAACATTTTCAGAATTGATTGTTTTAACTCGTACCCCAATCTTTTTAGCAGACTCAATTTGATTGTTCATTAATGCAAGCAAAGGGCTTATAATAAGCGTTATTCCATTTTTCTTTTTCTTTAGTATTTTTGTAGCAAGAAAATATACCAAACTTTTTCCCCATCCGGTTTTCTGTACTACAAGTACTCTTTTTCCATTTACAGCATATTCTATCGCCTCTCTTTGCCCTTCTCTAAATTCTGCTCCTTCACCGTAAGCAGCTTTTAATTCATTAAGTAATTCATCCATACCTTAAACTCCCTTAATTATTTACTTAAAATTCTCCCTCAACAACTTCCCAAAATACCTGCTCATTTTCTCTGCCCCATAGAGATTTAGATGAAGCCCTCCGTCATAGGTATCCTTGGAATAATCAATCCCCACCTCATCTTGTTTATCAAGAAAATTGATGTACTTTAAGTCATTTTCCCCTGCATAATTCCTAATCTGCTCATCCCACTCTTTGTACCAGTAAGGATAAAGAATTGGTGCCTTCATAAGGATGAGCTCTACATTGTTTTCCTTACATAGCTTCACCATCTTGTCAAGATACTCGTAAGATATGTCAGGCAGTCTGTAGTCGGAAAGAGGCTTCCCTACAGGAATCTTATCCACAGGATGTACCCCTTTATTCACAAGGTAGCCGTCCTCAGACACCTTTGGCTTAGTGAAAATGTACTTAAAGTCCTGACTCGTAAGCTCACTCCAGCGTGAGTGGAAACGAAGCAGAGGAAAGACATAGGTGATAAATTTCTCCTCAGGAAGCATAGAAGCCTTGACTGCCTCTACCTTAGAAGCAGACCACCTCATACCGTCAAGAGTCATGCGGTTGTAGCTCTCCTTTTGAGCCCTAGCGTACTTCATAGCAAGCACATTGTAAACTACGGTCTTTGGCTTCTCATACTTAAGCATTTCTTCAAGAAGATAGTAAGACTGCCATATAAGCTGGTTGGCACTTCCCCTTATATAGGACTTGATGCCATATTCCTTCCTCAAAACCTCTGGCGAAAAGCTTTCATAGACTTCGCAGTCTCCTACAAAGAGCAGGTCGTGGTCTTTCTCTACGTCATAATACTCACTGATAAGCGCACCTTCAGGATTGTCCTCCACATACTTAGGCATAAGCAGTCTCTGAACGAAAAAAAGAATGGCAAGGGTGATGCAAATGGTAGAAATTATATATATTTTCCTCTTCATTCCTCCTCCTAAAACCTGTTGTATATGAACTGTGAGCTGTCATAGCCTATACCATAGACTCCAAAAATCAGAATCGTTACAAAAAGCAGGGCAAGCACAGGGTACCAGATAATCTCATCTTTAGCTAATATCCTGTCTCTTATGTCAGTAGTTCTTGAGGCAAGACTTACCACAAATAAAATAACTACTCCCACAGCTAAAACGAGGTAATCAGCTGTAGTTATTCCAAGGTCGGTAACTACCGCCTTTCCCCAGTTATTTACCCAAAATATACTAAAAAATGCCTTAAAAGTCACTCCTACATCGCCGTAGCAATCAAGCATTCTGATACTGCTCATTATAAATACGGTGCGGATGGCTGAAAATGCATCGTAAGCTCTAAAAGGTAGCTGCTTTATCGGAATAAGTTTGTGAAAAGCCGCAAAGACAGGCTTAAGCTCGTCAGATATCAGTATGCAAAGTCCATTTAGGAGCCCCCATACTACAAAGTTCCAGCCTGCTCCATGCCAAAGTCCTGTGAGGAACCAGACCATAAGTGCTGAAATGTAGACAGGCACACGCTTTCCTATGCTTTTCCCAAGGTGCTTTCTGGAGAACTTTGACAGCTTCAGCATAAAAGTCGATACGGAAAGTGGATAGAATACATAGTCCCTAAACCAAGCCCCCATGGTTATGTGCCAACGGCGCCAGTATTCCTTAACATTTTTTGAAAAATACGGTCTGATGAAGTTCTCCTCCACCTTGATTCCAAGCATTTCCGCTATGGCTATGGTGATGTCTATTCCGCCTGAAAAGTCTGCATATATCTGCAGTGCATAAAACATGATTCCCATAAGGGCGAAGACTCCGTTATAGGTCTCAGAGTCAGAAACAATGGTAAGAACTGCAGGTAAGATGCGGTCTGCGATTACCATTTTCTTAAAATAACCCCATAACAGCCTGTAAAGCCCTCTGATAAAGTCTTTGTGATTGTAGCTATGCCTTGTAAAAAGTGACTCAGAGATATGGTCAAACCTGCTTATAGGGCCTTGGATTAGTTGCGGGAAAAATGATATGTAAAGGGCGAACTTAAAGAAATTTTTCTCAGCCCTGTATTTCTTGCGGTATACATCCACAAGATAGCCGATGCTCTTAAAGGTGTAGAAAGAAATTCCCATAGGTAAAATGAGGTTAAGAAACTTAAATCCTCCACCGCCTGTAAGTGCATTTGATACTATGTTAATATTGGCAATGACAAAGTCAGCATATTTTACCACTATGAGGGTTCCAAGGCTGAAAATAAGACCGAAGTAGAGCCATTTTTCCCCCTTACCTGAGGCAGTGAATCGGTGCTTTTCCTCCGCTTTTACCTCTGAATTTCTTTTAGATATATTCACATAGATATCGTCTATTTTAAGGCTCGCAAACCAGACTCCGGCAGTAACCAGAGCCATATATATGAGATAGACTTTGCCGGCATAGAAGTAAAATGAAAGGCCTGCAAAGAGCAAAAACTGCCACTGAAACCGCTTAAATACAGTATAATAGCAGATAATGAAAGCTATTAAAAAGGCTATAAATCCATAAGATACGAATAGCATCTCTACTCCAATTCCACTAAAAGTGTAATAATCGCTTCAAGTGAGTTAAAGTTGTCGGGTGTAATCTCATTGGCAGGCACCTTTATATCGAATTCTTCAGCGATTTCCGATATGAGAGTCACTATGTCAAATGAGTCAAATATCCCGCTATCTATGAGGCTTTTCTCCTTTTCATAATCAACCTCCGGGTGGATGTCCTGCAAAATGTCAAGTAATTCAGTCTTATTCATAAAGGCTCTCCTTAAATAACCTGTGATATGGGATTGCTATAGCTTCCCCATTTACTTTTAAAATATAACTATAACACTTTAGCGAATATTTTTAAATGAGTTTTGATAAAGCCTTCCTGTCTATCTTACCACCTGCCATAAGCGGAAGCTTATCAAGCTTAACCACCTTGCCAGGAACCATATAGGAGGCAAGTCTATTTCTAAAATTTTCCTTTACCTTGGCTTCTTCTATTCTACCCTCGTAGAAAAATGTTATAACCTCCTTTTCAGGGTTATAAATACAGCATCCTCTGTCAACTCCCTCAAATGCACCTCCACAGGCTTCTATCTCTTCAAGTTCAATCCTATAGCCTCTGTGCTTTATCTGATTGTCCCCTCTTCCTGCAAAATAAAGCTCTCCATCCTCTCCAAAGTAGCCTATGTCGCCTGTCTTGTAAAGGAGTATAGACCTACCATCTGTTAATTGGTAGTTCACAAATTTCTCCTTTGTCCTCTCCTCATCTTTGTAGTAGCCTGAAGAAAGCCCTGTTCCACCTATGCAGATTTTGCCTTTATGCCTTAAATTCTCCATTTCAGCAGACTGTTTTACTATGTGGCTGTATTCTTTATCGATGAGAAAAGTCTCAACATTAGGAAGCCGTTTTCCTATTGATAAATCTATTTTGCTATGCCCAAAAATCTCCGTATCATCAGGTTTTGCTATATGGCTGTCTTCTTCATCCTTAGAAAAAATTCCCGCACCAGGATGCGGATTTGCTATAGGGTTACCTTCCTCATCCATTAGAAAAATCTCCGTATCGGGAAGCGGTTTCCCGATAGGTATACCGTTTTCCAGTTTCTCCACATCATAAACCACATAATAACTGCTCATACCTGTACACTCAGTTGCACCGTACAGATTGATAAATCTTGCCCCAGGGCAGGCTTTCATCCACTGTTTCAAATGGCCAATCAGCAATACTTCGCCGCCAAAGGCAACAACCTTTAGGTACTCAGGCTTTGCTATGTCAAAGGCTGATAGCTTGGTAAATATGGTAAAGGCAGAGGATACAAAGCAGATAGTGTTTATCTTATGTTCATTAAGGTATTCTATGAGCATAACCGGAGACATAAATAGCTTCTTAGGAATAAAATATGTAGTCGCCCCGTATTTTAGCGTGGTATAGACATCCTTTAGGCTTGCATCAAGATAGAGCGGCGCCTGATTGCCAAATACAGTATCCTCATCACACTCTAAGACTTTGCCAAGCCCCTCTATATAGTCAATCACATTCCTATGGCTTGCCACCACTCCCTTTGGCACCCCTGTAGAACCTGAGGTAAATACCAGGTAAATAGTGTCTATCTCTTTTGCCTTATGGCTTATATCTAGCAATAACATGGCATTAGTTTGCCTGCTTAGAGCTTCCTCAAAGCTACAAATATCTCCACTAAATCCAAGGTTTTTAGCCTTTTCCCTAGTATGTTCGTCAACTATCATAAGCTTTGCTTTAGTTATATCTATGATGGCATCAAGCCTTGTCTCAGGCATATCAAGGTCTAGCGCCACATAAAAATTCCCCGAGCGGACTACTCCCAAAAGGGCAGAAACCTCCTCAGGGGACTTCTCCATAAAGACAAGTATAGGCTCGTTATAGATATTTTTATCAGCTATGAAACTTCCTATAGCTTCGGTTTTCGATTTAAGCTCCAAAAAGGTCAAGGCGGAAGCTTCACCTATAAAGGATGGCTTGTCGGGGTAGCTTGTGGCAGTTTCATCAAGGTAAGTGAGTATATTAGTTGGTTTCATAATGTTTATTCTTTTCTAAGATTGTGGGGAGGGGCAGTTTCCCTTAAAATAAGTTCTTCGACCAGGTAGGCATCGCTCATACAATGCATATCTGAGATTCCTTGGCTCATAAGTGTGTAAACTATAGAGTGATAAAAATAATCTAAGGCTTCTTCAACTGTTTTATTACGCTCTTTTGCATAGGCTACTACAATTCTTGCGTATTTTTTCTGTAAAAGGATTGGGTGTGCTAGCATATTATTTCACTCCTTTCAAAATGGAGATATTTGAGCGATTCTTCCGAACGAAAACAAATCTGCAAGTTCGGTTTCTCATAACGCAGACGATTAATAGCCTCTTTTTTCTCAATAAGTCCATCAAAAAACAATTCAATGGTATTGAATACTTTATCATTGGCTACACCACCAATAACGATATCATAATCAGACTTATCTTTACTAAGTCTGCAGTTTACTACAAAATCCAGCCATTCTTCCGAATATGAATCAAATTTCAAGGTCTTTAAGCTCTCAAAAGCCTCTTCGCTAAATTCATATACCGACACAATTCCTTCCTTACCTTCACTTCTTACCTTTTTACACCAATTCTCAGCTTGTTCGAGAATTGGCGTGGTATAAAAGCCCTTTCCGAAGTCAACATTCAGCCTCGAATGCTCTAAGTCCGGCTTAGATACCTCAAGATATGAGCCATGATATAAAATCATAATTCTACCCCTTTTCTCTTCATAAGCTCTATTATGTCATTTACAATATACTCCTTCCCCTGTGTGTGGAGCACATCATAACAAGCAAAGATGTATTCGTGTAAAATCCCTGAATTCTTTAATGCATCATAAGTCATGACAGCATCCTTATTAAGCACAGCTGCAACATTTTCTATACAAAATATGGCAAATTCTACTTCATTAAGACCATAGTCGGTGTTGGTGTTTTGCATATGGTTACCTCTTTTCTAAGGCTATTGTATAAGGGAAGGGGGTGGGTTGTCAATTGCGTAGATTGAAAAAGGACTGTGGCTGAGATTTCAGCTACAGTCCTATAATAGCATCTTTAGAATCAGTAGTTTGCAGAGCGCCAATTATTTACTCTCACCTACATCTTCTTTAGTCAAATCAATTATTTCCATATTGTCTAAATCAATCCCTGTCACATCTTTCAAGTCCTTAAACTCTCTATATCCTTTCGTAGTTAAAGTAAAACGTTTCTTTACTCCTTTTTCTTTTTTATGGTTTTTAGTAATTTTATCAATCCATTTTAGAAGTCTCAACTTTATCCTCCTATTTTTTTATGTTCCAAAACTCATCAGAAGCCACTACATAAAGCAAAGTCCTCGCCCTTGTCCCTGCGATATAAATGAACCTAGAATAATTCTCAGGTTTAATAGTTTCAATATCTACCAAGATTACAATTTTCGAATCTAGACCTTTGAAGCCTTGAATAGTTGAAAAGTACGGGATATTTTTATCAATTTCCGGTTTTCCCAATTCATTTACTTCTATTTCCATTTCTGACAAAATAGAGTTTTTATACCTGTGAGGTGCGAGAAAGACAACATCTCTTAAACTTACATTTTCTTTTTTAAATTCTTCAAGTATATCATCAATCTTTTTTTTGCATTCTTCAACGGTCTTATAACTAAGTTTTATAACTTCCTCACCATTCTCCCTAATGAATTCATCCAACTTAATTCCACTTAGCAAAGAACTATATGTCCCTATTTGAATTGTATTTCTACAATTAATCCTAAGCTTAAAATGAGCTGAGTGAAAGCCATTAATTATCTCCATTCCAGCATCATATTCTGGATTGTAAATGTTTTGGTCTGAATCGTAAAATATAGCCCAGTATCCTTTATCAAAGCCTCCCTTCAAAACAGTATCTAAAGGATATAAATAGGATGGTTTTAGAATATCCTGTCCTTCATCCATTACAAGCACATCATAATTAAGCTGATCAATCTCAGAATCAGAAAGTACTGATAAATAATCCAAAACTTCTTCAGGCAACTCTTCCGAAAAATACTTATTGGGATTAGCGTTTAATTTTTCATTATCCACTTGTACATATTCGCCAAAAAGAGCATGAATGTTTATCACCTTAAGATTTTCAATTCCTCCAATCTGAGCGTTTACATTATTGGAAAGGTTCTTGTTAAATGTCAAATATAGTACTTTTTTGCCTTCTTCAGCTCTTTTCTTCGCATAATCTGTCGCCAAAAGAGTCTTTCCAGTTCCAGCCTTCCCCTCTATCATAAGATGTGCATTCATAGATAATGCTTGCACAAGCTGTGTCTGCTCATATGTCAATCTTACAAGTTTTCTCTCCACATCATTTAATCTGTCTGAGAGCATAGGAACAAATACAAAATCTCCTCTAAGAAAATTAACAATATTCTTGATATCTTGTATCGAAAGTTTGGCCTTGTCTTTATACTTTATCTTTTCCCAATATCCGAAAATATTTTTGATATACTCGGTAATATCTGAGGTTGATTTGTCAAAAGTTATTTCTGGAATACATTCCTGACCGTTATACTCAAATCTAATGTCAGGAAATACAACGCCGCAGGCCATTGCGATATTACTAAGTCTATTGCTATTATGGAATTTGTCCTTTAATATCTTGTCAAGACTATACATATTCCCCACAACTTGTGCAAATGGTCCTTCATGCTTTGTTCTTTCTATTCCATACCTATCTATAAAATACCAGTTCCCATCTCTACACTCTACTCTGCCACCCTTTATTTCAAGGCAGGCTACTCCATATTCACAAACAATGACAAAATCGATCTCTCCGTAAGCTTTGTGATTGTGCTTTGGAAGCCCCAGCGAGTGTAATATATAAGCATATTTCAAGTCTAGCTCTTGCAATACATTATACATCTTTTTTTCTGCATTGCTTTTTATTTCTTCACCCAAGTAGGGTGGGATAAATGTAGGCATATGTAGAACCTCTCCTTATATTTATGCTCCTTCATAATAATGATCGATTCAAATAACTTGTAGATATAAGAAATTAGTTTTCTTAGTCATCATCATTTATCATTCTATTATTTTTTTTATAGCTCTCTTTAGTATACATTCATCGTTTATTTTAGAATTGCAATTCCTAGAACAATCATAATTATCACCGCCAGCATAATTACTATATGATTCCGTATGCTGGCTGTCTTTTTTTTTCCGAAAGAAATTATCCTTCCCGATTGTCCAGTAATGTCTATTATTTGTCTACCACTATTCTGTGCAACACATAGTTTAGACCTCAAAAGACTAATATCCGGATTTTGAGTTGATAATATAACAAAAAAAGCATCTTCATTTTCAACTCGCCTAAGCATTTGCATATTACATTCACATATTTTTTCATAGCCTACTGAAAGAAGTTCCATTATTTTATCTGTCTTAATGCTGTAACCAAATTCTTTATTGTTTGAAATAACCATACTATTCAAGACAATTTCAGCAAGCCTATTGTCCTCATCACTACCCTTCATAAAAGAGCAAAACTGATTCCACTCATCTGTTACAATTGCAATATTCATATAATAATTGCAATTATCCTTCTTACAAACCAATTTCCTCTTTAGCAAAAAATATTCATTATTTGAATTGAGATTATTTATTTTACCAAATGCACTTCTTAATATTCCAGTTTCAAAGCAACCTCTAATAAATGTATCTATATTCTTGTCTGATAACTCCTGAACTACAGGAATTTGTTCCTGTAGTTCTATTTTACCTAGATTAAATCCTATTGGTGAACCATCATATGAGCAGTAATAGTATAAAGTAATCATAATACTTAATCACCTCCATCTTAAAACTTCAATGTATTTTGTATAATATGGTATCCATCGTCTTCTTTTTTAAGTCTTTTTAAAACACATTTTTTTTGTTCATCATAATCACTAGCAGATGCAAAATTTAAAAATTTCTCTGAAATGAAAATCCCCACTTTATCGAGGAATGTTCCTTGAGAAAAATCCTTATTTTTTTTCTGCTCAGCCATTTTAAATAAATAAGCCAACAAGTATACCACTGGTTGCTCACAATATTTAGGTGATGGTTTTTTTACATTTATATCAGAGAAAATATATACCGCTTCCTCTGGTGTCTTATAATTATTAATTTTGATTTCTCTTGTCTGCTTATCTCTTCCAAAATGGCTAAATATCACACTCCCCAATGTAAATATAGGTGTTACAGCAACCTCATATTTCTTTTTATTTCGGTTAAAATAATTTATTAAATTTGCATAAGCTTCCTCTGTCCTTTTTCTAACCTGATCCATTTTCCCATCATTTAAATATCTTTCACATTTTAGAGGTACAAACAATATTAGCTTTTCACCTTCTTCACCATCATCTAATGCCGTTTTTAACATTTCTGTTGTTTGGTAGCAAAAATTACGATATTCATTATATTGTCCATCTTCTTCCATTAGATGCGGGGTATCTATAACCACAACAATCACTTGAGTTTCTGTCATCAGATTCCTAAGTTCTTCGTGATGAACTTTATCAGTCAACCATTCTCCAGGATAATCGATGAACTCCACCTGAATCTTTCCCTTTTTACCAGCTATTCTTATAGAATAAGTGTACTTCATCATATCATCCGTAGGATTGCTATCTGGTATTATATTTCTACTTTTATCACCCAAAAAATAGTCATTAATTTCATTAATTTTTGCAGTTAAAATTTCCAATGTATCAAAATCATCAATTGCAATGGTTAAATTTGTATCTGCAAACTGCGTTTCAAAATTATCCTTCATCGCTGCCAAAACACTGGTTTTACCACATCGACGACCACCTACCATCATAACTTGTACTTTCAAAGCTTCAACACTACCCATTTTATACCTCCTTGCTCATAAAGCAAAACTGTTTTTTATTATCATACTTGCGAATTTCATTAATTAATTCGTCCCAATATTGACTAACAGATTTCTTTGCTTGATATTCACCATATTTATCCTTCCAAATAAAAGATATATTATCTTCATAAAAGTACTCCCATGCTCTTTCAACTGTAAAATCACCTTTGCTTGCATACACTATCCTATCATAAAAATCCTTAACAACTGCCCATAAAGCAGTGTTTGGATAATTATAAAGTGTTTTAAAATCCTCTTTAATATTTTTGTATACAGTTTCAAGGTTATGCTCTAACCATGAAACTATATCAGATGCTATTATATCCTTTTCAGCAAGACTTCCTCTTATTTCAGGAGGCTGTTCCGATAAACTAATATCTATAGTGTCTAAATTCCCACGTACCCTATAAATCAAAAAGCTCTCCATTCGTAAATCAAATTTTAAAAGCTGCTCTAAAGCCTCACTAATAAGTTCATATTTATTCTCACTATTAAACTTGCTTATCAATTCTTGTAACCATTCATCAACGTTTTCAACAGATTCTGTAATTATATACTTTAACCCACCTTCATTCTCATCTGCTAGACAATGAATTATATTATTTTTCATTTGAACAACTAACTCATGCAAAACTACATTTAATTCTAAAAAGTCATTAATTATGTTAAGTCTAATCCTATCAGTTAATCTTTCATATGCATTATGCTGATTAATGGTTCCATTATTAAGATAATCTAGTATTTCTTCCTTTTCAGGAATATTCTTGAATATATTTAGCAACTTTTGTTCCGCAGCTTTTTTCAAAACTTCACAAGCATTTTTCCTTAATTTGCCGTAAGGCTCAGAAAGATATAGATTTCTTATACTATTGGTCATTCTGTTGTAAGTCTTATTAATTTCACTTCTAAATTCTCTTTTAGTATCTAGATCAATCGTTGCTAGAACTGCCTTGCCAACTTTGTCTGCAATGTTATGATACTCTTGATATAAGACTTTTATTTGATCAGCAGCCTCATTAATCATCAGCTCATCAGTGATTGGCAGTCCGGTAGAAAGTCTATTCAATATTGGGATTAGCATATTTTCTTCAACATCTTTCCTATCAAAACAATCAATTATCATGCAGTCTGCGGTTATATCGTCTTCAGTAATACCCTTAATTCTTTTTTGTATTTCTGCAAGTCCATCAACATTCTTTCCAACACCACTACTAACCTTATTTAAAATCCAAAACAACAACTGTTTAGTATAATCTGCAGTCATTTTATCCGATATTGACTGTACTATATCTATATCATCTTGTTCTAATTTTTGTCCTTTAGAGTCTGGTCGTGTCATTAAAATAATTGCATCGCTATCTTTTCCAACAGTCTCTAGCATTCGTTCACGTATATCAATAGCAGTATCACCTAAGCCAATAGTATCTACAAGCATTATTTTCCCAGATTGTTCACAAGGAAACTTACACATTATATT
It contains:
- a CDS encoding RecQ family ATP-dependent DNA helicase, which encodes MDELLNELKAAYGEGAEFREGQREAIEYAVNGKRVLVVQKTGWGKSLVYFLATKILKKKKNGITLIISPLLALMNNQIESAKKIGVRVKTINSENVDYWNQIMSDIENGSVDALIISPERLSNQQFKEFMLEKMAKKIMLFVVDEAHCISDWGHDFRPDYRRIVDILSILPVNISVIATTATANNRVVNDIKEQLGDSLQISRGSLMRESLSLQVVKLPSKEARMVWILQNINDIPGTGVIYCLTVNDCKLLDNWLKKNGVKSESYYAALDIEKKHEIIESFMNNQIKVMIATVAFGMGFDKPDISFVIHFQKPGNIVAYYQQIGRAGRGIDNAYAILLCGGEDDEINNYFINSAFPTEKLMTAVVETVKNNPGIKIREMETHINMKRGKIEACVKYLLVNGDIYVEKGKYYKSAREWKPNLEKSERITEIRKNELLKMEEFLRQNNCYMEFIAKELDDITAKKCGKCSNCKGHMLIETELSKDLILEAQKFIKDDFNVIEARKKWPDGIRVNGVNKISDEYRCEEGLVLSNYGDSGWGISVSEGKYKNDYFDDSLVEASVALLEKFAKNNNIQWVTSVPSLRHPELVKSFAKRLSERLELSYYEVIEKITNNVCQKELNTSYLQYNNANSSFEVRKCPDGNILLVDDMVDSRWTFTVCGYKLREKGSGKVFPFALANSAGKEEG
- a CDS encoding SGNH/GDSL hydrolase family protein — its product is MKRKIYIISTICITLAILFFVQRLLMPKYVEDNPEGALISEYYDVEKDHDLLFVGDCEVYESFSPEVLRKEYGIKSYIRGSANQLIWQSYYLLEEMLKYEKPKTVVYNVLAMKYARAQKESYNRMTLDGMRWSASKVEAVKASMLPEEKFITYVFPLLRFHSRWSELTSQDFKYIFTKPKVSEDGYLVNKGVHPVDKIPVGKPLSDYRLPDISYEYLDKMVKLCKENNVELILMKAPILYPYWYKEWDEQIRNYAGENDLKYINFLDKQDEVGIDYSKDTYDGGLHLNLYGAEKMSRYFGKLLRENFK
- a CDS encoding MBOAT family O-acyltransferase, which translates into the protein MLFVSYGFIAFLIAFIICYYTVFKRFQWQFLLFAGLSFYFYAGKVYLIYMALVTAGVWFASLKIDDIYVNISKRNSEVKAEEKHRFTASGKGEKWLYFGLIFSLGTLIVVKYADFVIANINIVSNALTGGGGFKFLNLILPMGISFYTFKSIGYLVDVYRKKYRAEKNFFKFALYISFFPQLIQGPISRFDHISESLFTRHSYNHKDFIRGLYRLLWGYFKKMVIADRILPAVLTIVSDSETYNGVFALMGIMFYALQIYADFSGGIDITIAIAEMLGIKVEENFIRPYFSKNVKEYWRRWHITMGAWFRDYVFYPLSVSTFMLKLSKFSRKHLGKSIGKRVPVYISALMVWFLTGLWHGAGWNFVVWGLLNGLCILISDELKPVFAAFHKLIPIKQLPFRAYDAFSAIRTVFIMSSIRMLDCYGDVGVTFKAFFSIFWVNNWGKAVVTDLGITTADYLVLAVGVVILFVVSLASRTTDIRDRILAKDEIIWYPVLALLFVTILIFGVYGIGYDSSQFIYNRF
- a CDS encoding phosphopantetheine-binding protein; protein product: MNKTELLDILQDIHPEVDYEKEKSLIDSGIFDSFDIVTLISEIAEEFDIKVPANEITPDNFNSLEAIITLLVELE
- a CDS encoding AMP-binding protein encodes the protein MKPTNILTYLDETATSYPDKPSFIGEASALTFLELKSKTEAIGSFIADKNIYNEPILVFMEKSPEEVSALLGVVRSGNFYVALDLDMPETRLDAIIDITKAKLMIVDEHTREKAKNLGFSGDICSFEEALSRQTNAMLLLDISHKAKEIDTIYLVFTSGSTGVPKGVVASHRNVIDYIEGLGKVLECDEDTVFGNQAPLYLDASLKDVYTTLKYGATTYFIPKKLFMSPVMLIEYLNEHKINTICFVSSAFTIFTKLSAFDIAKPEYLKVVAFGGEVLLIGHLKQWMKACPGARFINLYGATECTGMSSYYVVYDVEKLENGIPIGKPLPDTEIFLMDEEGNPIANPHPGAGIFSKDEEDSHIAKPDDTEIFGHSKIDLSIGKRLPNVETFLIDKEYSHIVKQSAEMENLRHKGKICIGGTGLSSGYYKDEERTKEKFVNYQLTDGRSILLYKTGDIGYFGEDGELYFAGRGDNQIKHRGYRIELEEIEACGGAFEGVDRGCCIYNPEKEVITFFYEGRIEEAKVKENFRNRLASYMVPGKVVKLDKLPLMAGGKIDRKALSKLI
- a CDS encoding DUF3791 domain-containing protein; this encodes MLAHPILLQKKYARIVVAYAKERNKTVEEALDYFYHSIVYTLMSQGISDMHCMSDAYLVEELILRETAPPHNLRKE
- a CDS encoding DUF3990 domain-containing protein codes for the protein MILYHGSYLEVSKPDLEHSRLNVDFGKGFYTTPILEQAENWCKKVRSEGKEGIVSVYEFSEEAFESLKTLKFDSYSEEWLDFVVNCRLSKDKSDYDIVIGGVANDKVFNTIELFFDGLIEKKEAINRLRYEKPNLQICFRSEESLKYLHFERSEIIC
- a CDS encoding DUF3791 domain-containing protein; the encoded protein is MQNTNTDYGLNEVEFAIFCIENVAAVLNKDAVMTYDALKNSGILHEYIFACYDVLHTQGKEYIVNDIIELMKRKGVEL